The proteins below come from a single Gordonia pseudamarae genomic window:
- a CDS encoding DUF3499 domain-containing protein, producing the protein MKLPRQCCRPGCSRPAVATLTFVYAESTAVVGPLATTDEPHSWDLCEDHALRITVPRGWEMLRSERGFSAPVAEDYELTALAEAVREVGGRSRMATESMAGFDGLDETRVGRHRRAGFSPRLPGETIYDRPMRGDGGGGQPLSPVKPRPGRRGHLRVLPDPVD; encoded by the coding sequence TCGCGGCCTGCCGTGGCGACTTTGACGTTCGTCTACGCCGAGTCGACGGCGGTGGTGGGACCGCTGGCGACCACGGATGAGCCGCATTCCTGGGACCTGTGTGAAGACCACGCCCTGCGGATCACCGTGCCCCGCGGATGGGAGATGCTGCGCAGCGAACGAGGGTTCTCGGCCCCGGTCGCCGAGGACTACGAGCTGACCGCACTGGCCGAGGCGGTGCGGGAGGTCGGCGGCAGATCGCGGATGGCCACCGAGAGCATGGCCGGGTTCGACGGCCTCGACGAGACCCGGGTGGGTCGGCATCGCCGGGCCGGGTTCTCGCCGCGGTTGCCGGGGGAGACCATCTACGACCGTCCCATGCGCGGCGACGGCGGTGGCGGTCAGCCGTTGTCACCGGTGAAGCCGCGGCCCGGCAGGCGTGGGCACCTGCGGGTACTGCCCGATCCCGTCGACTGA